From Haliotis asinina isolate JCU_RB_2024 chromosome 8, JCU_Hal_asi_v2, whole genome shotgun sequence, a single genomic window includes:
- the LOC137295031 gene encoding cyclic AMP-dependent transcription factor ATF-3-like, with product MNPSISGLENIRMDEYQQNGSRISDPRLRKAVAMVTETQRLTPLLKEELRLQILTKRHANGQAEIDKEDHTPKQFELTPEEIEKKQRRREQNRLAAQRCRQKKKMCQNFVLLELEKQQARNRDLEMELRKLRREKMELQSAYESHVTSGLCSFVKPEGEQILPQCSFSDFSFIGEALNLPED from the exons ATGAACCCAAGCATTTCTGGATTGGAAAATATCCGGATGGACGAATACCAGCAAAACGGAAGTAGGATATCGGATCCACGGCTACGCAAAGCGGTTGCTATGGTAACGGAAACTCAGAGACTAACCCCACTGTTAAAGGAGGAGCTTCGCCTGCAGATCCTCACAAAACGTCACGCTAATGGACAGGCTGAAATCGACAAGGAAGACCATACCCCTAAACAATTTGAG TTAACCCCGGAGGAAATAGAAAAGAAACAACGAAGAAGAGAGCAGAACAGATTAGCTGCACAACGATGTCGTCAAAAGAAAAAGATGTGTCAGAATTTCGTCTTACTG GAACTGGAGAAGCAACAAGCCCGGAACCGAGACCTGGAGATGGAACTGCGCAAACTCCGCCGGGAGAAAATGGAGCTTCAATCAGCGTATGAGAGTCACGTAACTTCCGGTTTGTGCAGCTTTGTCAAACCTGAAGGAGAACAAATTCTTCCACAATGTTCTTTTTCGGATTTCAGTTTCATCGGCGAAGCTTTGAATTTACCAGAGGACTGA